The genomic region GAACAAACCCAGCTTCAGCAACTGTAGCAGGATTTGATTCTATTACAGTAAACTCAGATGAAAACGGTTTAGTAGATTTAGAGCATCTTAAGGAAGTTGTTGGTGATGATACAGCTGCTCTCATGTTAACTAACCCTAATACATTAGGATTGTTTGAAGAGCATATTTTAGAAATGGCTGAAATCGTTCATAATGCTGGAGGAAAACTGTATTATGACGGAGCTAATCTAAATGCAATTCTTGGGTATGCAAGACCAGGAGATATGGGATTTGATGTTGTACACCTTAACCTGCACAAAACCTTTACGGGTCCACATGGTGGAGGCGGGCCTGGATCTGGTCCAGTAGGTGTCACAGAAGAATTAGTTCCATTCTTACCAAAACCAATTCTTATAAAGAAGGAAAATGGGGAGTATTGGTTTGATTATGATCGTCCTCAATCCATTGGAAGAGTTAAGCCTTATTATGGGAACTTTGGAATAAATGTACGTGCGTATACCTACATTCGAACTATGGGACCAGATGGATTAAAAATGGTAAGTGAATACGCCGTACTTAATGCAAACTATATGATGAGAAAACTTGAGAAAGCTTATGACCTACCATTTAAACAGCATTGTAAACATGAATTTGTTCTTTCAGGCAAAAAACAAAAGAAGTTGGGCGTCAGAACACTAGATATAGCCAAGAGGCTGCTTGATTTTAATTATCATCCACCTACTATTTATTTCCCTTTAATCGTAGAAGAGGCGATGATGATTGAACCAACGGAAACGGAAGCTAAAGAGACTTTAGATGAGTTTATTGATGTTATGCTTCAAATCGCTGAGGAAGCTGAAAATAATCCAGAAATTGTCCAAGATGCACCTCATACAACGGTTGTTAGCCGCCTAGATGAAACCACCGCAGCAAGAAAACCAGTGCTTCGCTATATGCGATAATATTAAAAGCTCGCCGATTGGCGAGCTTTTCTTCTCGAACATTATTTTTTAATTTTCCCTGACCACTTTTTATATCCACCTTTTAGTTGATACAAATCCTTATATCCTTTACGATGCAACAAGTTTGCAGCTCTTGCTGATCGGGATCCACTTTGGCAATAGAGATAAATAGGCTTATCCTTGCGAATTTCAATAAGACGATGTTTCATTTGTGTGACTGGGATATTTCTAGCTCCTAAAATATGGCCACCTTTAAATTCTTGTGGCTCACGCACATCAATTAGTTGTGCCTTTCTATATCCTTGACGGAATTCTTCCTCTGTAAGGGTTTTAAGGAAACGTTTTTGATACCAAAAACGGTAACCGCCATAAACAATTAGAAATACAATCAAAGCAATAAGTAGCTCCAAAGTTTCCCCTCCTTTTCTCTATATTCCTTCTTATTATAGAACTCAAAAAAGAGATTGCCAAGAGCTTTTATAAAATGATTGCGAGAATCCTTCCTCATGATACAAAAGCCTTATTTATTCGACGAAGTCCTCTGTTTATTTTGAGACAGACTTAATAAAATGCTTGATTTAACAATCATGTAGCCGCTTTTTGCTCGATAAATGTTAAATGTATGGAATTGCAACCTATAAAAAAGAGGGTTTGTGCGTTTTTTTATGTGTTTTTCTTTTGTTCTTTCTTTTTATCTTGCATTTTAATAGAATTTCATGATTGACAAATTTGAAATAAATTGTTCATGACACAATATATAGTATTTTTTTAAAATATAAAGCCTATATATTGATTAGTGGCCCGTTCTATGATACCTTTAAAACAGGAATCACAGCAAGAATAAACAATCTTTTGTAGTTGACTATTATAGAAGGAGTGGTTTTACAAATGTTGAAAATTACGGAGGCGATGGCAAACCTTAATGTTGAGCGTCTTAATGAGGACATCAGATTATTTCCACAGGTTTTCCCTATCACACCAGACATGAAAACAACACATAAGGGTGTTTCTAGGCTAGTTATGCTGGATCGTTACTCTTTTAAAGACATCGAGAAAATCACCTTAACTGAAGGTGATTTCGTAGTTTTAACGATAAAGGAAGATCCCAAGTTTCCAGCGCGTGGTTTAGGATTTATCCAAGAAATTGACTGGCAAGCCAAGAAGGCTAAAGTAAAGGTGGAACCTGAATTTATTGGAGTCTTAGATAACGAACAAGAGGCTCAAACTGGGATTATTAATCGATCACTTGACGTGATTGAAAAGCCGTTGGAAGTTTTCTACGAACAAATTGCACTCCGTAATGCAAGAGGACTTTCAGAGGTCGAAAAAACAGAAGAGAAGCGGGAAGAATGGTTCCAGAAGTTCTATCATGAACTAGTGAATATGAATTTTATCCCTGCTGGACGAGTTCTCTATGGTGCGGGAGCAGGTACGGATGTTACGTACTTTAACTGCGTATGCAACGTTGCTTAACCGAAAATGAGTGGGAAACCCTCTACAAGGTAAGCGAACAAAATTAAAAATTTTGTTTAACTTCAAAAGCGATCCACGGGTGAAAATCCCGGACCATCTGAATTTCGGCAGATGATGAGTGAATCTGATCCTGCGACAGGCTAGCATAAATCCCTATGCCTAGTCTGAAGTTCGCTGAAGACGGCGAAACTTGTCTGACCTTAATGGAGAGGCAAAAAGTAGTCGGGATGCCATAAAATGAATATGGTGAGAATGTTCCTATCACTGGCATTTTAAAGGAACTGACGAACCTTCGAATGTACGGCCCGTTAAAGTACCCTTATAGAGATGTAAGGGAGCCCATAGTGGCTTTCAATCGTGGCAGGGTGTATTGCAGTTTGCACCAGCTATACTTATCCCCTAAAGGATATTTGCCTTGAGTCCCCCGAAAATGGACAAAAAGGTGGTTGACGGGTTAAAGAAGGCACCTAACTTCATATGTAAGGCTAGTTTTTGAGGAACGTTGGAAGCCGACAAGAGAATGTTAAAAGCGGGAAATGCTTGATGTCTCTAAACAAGAGGAAATGCTTGTTGAATGTTGGTGGCGGTTAGCCCGTAGTAGTCTCGACCCATAGTAAATGATAAACGTTGAAAGTTCTCAGCCTTGCTGGGCGGAACGAGGGAATAACCTATGGTAATGGCGAAGGGGCATAGTCTACTGTTGGTTTTAGCAAAAACTCAAATAAGACTATCAGTAAACACTAACTTGTTAAGGATGCCGTGGAGCATACCTGATTAAAGCCATACTCACCCAATAATCTATAAGGGGGTGATGCCTATGGTACAAAAACTTAACTATCCGAACACCGAAAATGAATTACGCAAAGTACAGGATGAAATGTTTGAAATCTCCAAAGAGGCATTCGATAGAGGGGAAAGACCAAGTTTTAAAGACCTCATTGAAATAGCCAAGTCGGAGACCATAATCATTTCAGCTATTCACAAAATCAAAGGCAACAAAGGAAGCAAAACACCGGGTATGGACGGCAAGAATATCAACGATATTCTCCAAATGGAATATGAAGAAGTTATAACACTCTTTCAAAATCATTTGGAATGGTATAAACCCAAACCGGTCCGACGCAAAATGATTGACAAACCTGGTAAAAAGGAACAACGACCATTAGGGATTCCCATAATCGAAGATAGAATAGTGCAAGAATGCGTGAGATTAACAATCGAACCTATCTAGAAGCCCAATTCTTCCAACGCTCATACGGCTTCAGACCAATGAGGGAAGCGAGCCAAGCACTATATCGAATCAGTGATTTAGCCCACCTAACGGGATATAAATGGGTAATCGAAGGTGACATTAGCAAATTCTTCGACAAAATAAACCATACCATACTACTGAAAAAGTTATATGGAATGGGGATAAGAGACAGAAGAATGTTAATGGTCATAAAGAGTATGCTCAAGGCAGGTGTTTTCAAAGAAATCCGCTACAATGAGATGGGAACACCTCAAGGTGGAATTATCTCTCCCCTCCTTGCAAACGTCTATCTGGATTCTTTCGACCAATGGATGAACAGTAACTGGGAAGGTAAGAAAACCTAACACACATACTCTAGACAAGATGGTAAAATCAATGCCCTGAAGAAAAGGTCGAGCCTTAAACCAGCTTATCTAATAAGATATGCAGACGACTGGGTTGTACTAACAAACAGCCGTAAAAACGCCTTGATTTGGAAGCAGAAAATCGGAAGCTTTCTTGATGATAAACTCAAACTCGAGTTGTCTAAAGAGAAGACAAAGATTACAAACATCCAAAAGAAACATATAACCTTCCTTGGCTTTGATTACAAACGTGTACCAGGAAAGTCCAAAAAAAGGTTACGTATCCAAAAGCACCCCAAATAGAGAAAAATTTGCTAACAAAATAAAGCAAATCAGAAAAGATTTATACTTAGTTCGTAAGAGAGACACACACGAAAAGAAAATCAACGATCTAATTAAAATTAACTCTAAAATAAGGGGAATATTGAATTACTTTCAATACGCTTCAAATACAAGCAACCTTACAAAGAAATACTTCAGAATATTAAGCTATGCAGCTTGGAACTCAAGTAGCACCTATTGGTGCTACTTGGAGGAAAGCAAAATCAGTGGATAACCTTCTAGGAGTTCACTCTAAATACGACACTAAACTTCCAGCAATTCCTATCAAACCTTTATCAAAGGAAGATAAGAAAAAGCTAAAAAAGAAGAAGTCGAAGGGTGAGGAGGAACAGCTCTACTTAGGGGTAACGAATTTATCATTCGTGAGCTTTAAGGAACCAAGTGCTAAATCTCCAAATGAAACTCCGTTCACGGCAAAGGGTAGAGAAATCTACGAAAGTCGGACAAAGAAGAAACCACCGAAAGCGAGAGCAGACGAACTCAGAAGGTTGGGGTTAGCTCACGCAATAGCCTATGCCAAAGGAGAACCAAGTAAACAAAAATACTCCTTTGAGTACATAATGAACAGATGTTATGCGTTCATTAGGGACAAAGGGAAATGTAGAATATGCAATGAGTATCTAGAGGAAAATCACACTCATACACATCATGTTAACCCAAAGCTTCCTCTTGAACTCATAAACAAAGTCAATAATTTAGCGAGTATGCATAATAAATGCCATAGCTTAATACACAACGGAGACACTTCCAAATTGGACACGAAAAAGCGTGAGAAAATCGAAAAGTTCAGAGAACAGTTAGGAACAAGTTACTGATATAACAGTAGATGGGACGCCGTGTGCGGTGAAAGCCGCATGCACGGTGTTAGGCGGGGGAAAATAAGTAGTCTTAACAGGTCAAGCTGAAGATGAACATTACCTATCGCTACTATGTGATGCCTTTTGTAAAGGACTCACGTGAAGGAATCAGTGAACACCGTAAGCAAGTAATGGAAATTATGAGTCGTGGCGGTGGTGTTGGTACTAACGGATCTACGTTGAGACCAAGAAACACGCTAGCAAAGGGTGTGAATGGAAAGTCATCTGGTAGTGTTTCATGGTTAGATGATATTGCAAAGCTTACACATCTCGTTGAACAAGGTGGATCAAGACGTGGTAAAGTAGTAGCATAGTGTGCTTCGTCTATAAAAAAACCTCGTGAATTGCTGGGAAACCTTTAACAATCATGTATGCTATAGCGTCATCCAAGATGAAAAAATTATAATAAAATTTATATGGATGGTAGATGGTAAACATGGATTATGATGCAAAAGAGAAACAGGTTTGTAAATTATGTGGTTTTGAAATTAATCATAATAAACATGGTTGGTTTACATCTCATTTAAAAGATGCTCATGGAATCTCTCTAGAAGAATATTTTTTTATTCGAGAGAGCAATTGGAGTGTAAAAATGAACTATGTAACAATCTAGTTGGGCTAAGAAGGGGAAAACCAAATTGTTATTGCAGTAGGAGTTGTTCCGTTAAAAAGAATTCAACATGCAAATGGTGTGGTAATCTTTTTTATAGTACGCACAAAGGAACAAAGACTTGTAGTAAAGAGTGTGCAGAAAAATTAAGAAAGACCAAAATCTCGAAATGGCATGCAAACATGTCCGATAGAGAAAAAGAAGCTCACTTTAACAAAATTATTACAAAAACTGCAATAACTAGGAAAAAGAATAATACCCCTTCTTGGAACAGTGGTAAGACTGGTATCTACTCCAAAGAAACAATTCAAAGAATCCGGAACGCTACATTAAGACAGATGGCAGATCAAAAGATAGTAAAGACGAAAATAGAGAAAATTATGGATGAATCATTAGACACATTAAAAGTGAATCATAAATACTCATTCATACTTGAACAGCATCAATACGATTTCGTCTTGCCGGATCAAAAGATATTAATTGAATGTGATGGAGATTATTGGCATGCTAATCCAAAGTTTTATCCTATTCCAAAGGACTGGCAAGTGGAAAGAATTAAAAAGGATAAATATAAAAATCATTTAGCGTCTTTAAATGGATACCAAATCTTGGGATTTTGGGAAGATGATATTATAAACCGCATAGACCATGTGAAACAAACTATAGCATCGTATTTATGACTTGTGAGCTACAACGTAACTGGAAACGGTAAGCGTGAATTGCTCAAAAATCACAAGTGGAAAAAGGCAATC from Bacillaceae bacterium S4-13-56 harbors:
- the gcvPB gene encoding aminomethyl-transferring glycine dehydrogenase subunit GcvPB, translating into MANQDFPLLFERSQPGRIGYSLPEMDIPEIDLDGEFDDQFIRKTDPDLPEVSELQIMRHYTALSKRNHGVDSGFYPLGSCTMKYNPKMNEAVSRMEGFSHIHPYQPVSSVQGAMELLYDLQISLEEITGMHQVTLQPAAGAHGEWTGLMMIRAFHEANGDVNRTKVIVPDSAHGTNPASATVAGFDSITVNSDENGLVDLEHLKEVVGDDTAALMLTNPNTLGLFEEHILEMAEIVHNAGGKLYYDGANLNAILGYARPGDMGFDVVHLNLHKTFTGPHGGGGPGSGPVGVTEELVPFLPKPILIKKENGEYWFDYDRPQSIGRVKPYYGNFGINVRAYTYIRTMGPDGLKMVSEYAVLNANYMMRKLEKAYDLPFKQHCKHEFVLSGKKQKKLGVRTLDIAKRLLDFNYHPPTIYFPLIVEEAMMIEPTETEAKETLDEFIDVMLQIAEEAENNPEIVQDAPHTTVVSRLDETTAARKPVLRYMR
- a CDS encoding HNH endonuclease signature motif containing protein is translated as MQLGTQVAPIGATWRKAKSVDNLLGVHSKYDTKLPAIPIKPLSKEDKKKLKKKKSKGEEEQLYLGVTNLSFVSFKEPSAKSPNETPFTAKGREIYESRTKKKPPKARADELRRLGLAHAIAYAKGEPSKQKYSFEYIMNRCYAFIRDKGKCRICNEYLEENHTHTHHVNPKLPLELINKVNNLASMHNKCHSLIHNGDTSKLDTKKREKIEKFREQLGTSY
- a CDS encoding rhodanese-like domain-containing protein, which gives rise to MELLIALIVFLIVYGGYRFWYQKRFLKTLTEEEFRQGYRKAQLIDVREPQEFKGGHILGARNIPVTQMKHRLIEIRKDKPIYLYCQSGSRSARAANLLHRKGYKDLYQLKGGYKKWSGKIKK
- a CDS encoding DUF559 domain-containing protein, whose product is MSDREKEAHFNKIITKTAITRKKNNTPSWNSGKTGIYSKETIQRIRNATLRQMADQKIVKTKIEKIMDESLDTLKVNHKYSFILEQHQYDFVLPDQKILIECDGDYWHANPKFYPIPKDWQVERIKKDKYKNHLASLNGYQILGFWEDDIINRIDHVKQTIASYL